From a region of the Triticum aestivum cultivar Chinese Spring chromosome 7D, IWGSC CS RefSeq v2.1, whole genome shotgun sequence genome:
- the LOC123167871 gene encoding uncharacterized protein: MACWRKKVVFRARRAWAAVSGRLLRGSKSGSGGILKLHEDVQTCGYQDVQVMFDMLTSELEAAHARNRKQPASPPTAWSSRLSLSSA; the protein is encoded by the exons ATGGCGTGTTGGCGGAAGAAGGTCGTGTTCCGGGCGCGCCGTGCGTGGGCCGCcgtctccggccgcctcctccgcgGCAGCAAGTCCG GCAGCGGCGGGATACTGAAGCTCCACGAGGACGTGCAGACCTGCGGGTACCAGGACGTGCAGGTCATGTTCGACATGCTCACCTCTGAGCTGGAGGCGGCGCACGCCCGCAACCGCAAGCAGCCTGCATCACCGCCGACGGCGTGGTCCAGCCGCTTGTCGTTGTCCTCCGCCTGA